GACAGCAGCTCGATTGCACGTTCAAGCGGAATCCGAGCCCGCTGATGTTCCGCATCCTGCCAGGCGTAAGAGTCGAGAATCTGTGCCTCACGGCTTTGCTGGCGTTGACGATCATAAGCCTGATTCGGAGCGACACCCGGTGAAGACTGTTGCTGTTGCCACGCCTGATCTGCATGCTCCAGAGGGAAACCCGTGGAAAACTGGTGGATAGTAAGCTTGATCACTCCCAGGCAAATCAGCAGCATGAGCAATATACCGCCGGTTGCTCCCCAGATTCCGAGAGAATTTAACCCTTCAGGCTCAGGCGAGTGATCCTGATGGTTGTTTCGTTTTGAATCAGGCTTATGAAAATCAGTCATATATCTGTGCCTTCTTTGTTGAATCATTCTGATCGACGCGCATCGTGGTGAATCACCAGTTCCATGGCCAGGAGATAGCAGCCGCTGACGGCCGTCAAAGCCGGTATCAGGGACCAGTGAAGACCTGTTGGCGGAGTCAGATGCCCGCCAGGGAGCACCATCCATGATAGTTCTACCAGCCGAACCAGCAGCAGAAACAGTGCCAGCGATCCCAGCTTGACCGGATCCTGTTTGAAATCCCTTGAGAGCAGGCAGACAAGCGGAATGAAAAAACCAGCTGTCGCCAATACTGGCGTGATCCAGGACCAACTGCCAGCCAGTCGTCTCTGATAGAAGGCTGCTTCCTGGGGGAGATTTCCCGACCACATGATCAGGAACTGGGCCAGAGAAAGATAAGCCCAGAGCATCACGAAGGCGAGTAGCAGATTTCCCAGATCGTTCCAGATTTTGGGATTGGTGTGGTAATCGTCGCTTAAAGGCCAGAATACTTTCCCCGCGATTGCAGCTGCCAGCGCGGCAAGTAAAGCTCCCATCCCTAACAGGGCGCCAAACATAGTAGACATGAAAAACGGATCGAGTGACATGATCCAATCCATGGCAGCCCAAGTGACAGAAATCAGGATTGCGATTAAGCCCAAACCGGCCGTTGCCTGTCCTCCCGCAATCAGGATCTGCTCCTCGGCGGAAATCTTTTTTTGACGAGTTCGCCACATGGTGCCAGCTACCAACCAGATCAAAACGAACCAGATGATGAAATAAAGCACTGTCCGTGCGACATAAAACACAGGCTGCAGGAACCATTGTCGATGACTGACGAGTTCCAGACCTGCGAAGAAATCAGAATTTGACCACGGGTAAATTTCCGGGATTCCCAGCAGAACCGGTACAAACAACAGTGCAACCACCGGCATTAAGCGGGCATGCAGAACCAGCCGACTCCAGACCGGTTTGCTCCAGCGTCCCCCGGTGAGTATGGGGATCAGCAGCAGTGTCAGGCTCCCCAGAGAAATGCTCCAGGGCCATAAGACCGCCATCAGCCATGACAGGAAAAATTCTCTGGGGGAAACAAATCCCACCAGGCCGCTGAGTGCCAGCGCAGCAGCGGTTACTGCCAGCAACATTTTTCTGGTACGTGCTCCAAAATCAGGATGTGTGGCCAGTGTGGTATTCATGGTGTCAAATTAAGTTGTTTGAGGTCTGTTTCCATTAACAGCGAAGTTGGGGCAGATTGACTGAGTTGCAGGGCACGTACGTAAGCCGCGATCGCCCAGCGGTCGCGAGGAGAGAGCATATCGCTGTAAGCGGGCATGGTTTTCCTACCTTGAGTGATGACGGCATAAAAATAAGCGGGAGATTGTGCACGTAGACGGGGCGTATGGAAACTGGCAGGATAATAGTAACCGCGGCGGGCGACTTCACCATTCCCATCCCCCAGCATTCCATGACAGGGAAGACACCAGATCTGATACCGCGACTGTCCCCGCTGCAGTGTCTCCCTGAGTTCTGCATTATCAGATAGATATGACGGCAAAGCAGGGATCTGGAGCTCGTCAATCGTTTCCGGTGGAACAGTCTGTTTTTGATCAGAGGGGATCTTCCAGAGTTGAGCATGCGGCTGTCCCATCTGCCGGGATATCATTTCATTCGCCGGAACGGTGTGTGCCGGCAATGGTCGCATGGAACTTTTGTTTCCCCAGAATGTTGTGGCTTCCTGAGGATCGACCCGGGGCTGATTCATCATTTTCTGTGCACAACCGGCGGAGAGACTGACCAGCAGGCTCAGGCAGACGCATCTCGTCAGCTTTCGGGCAGGATGACCACAGGTAACGCCTTTCCGCATGATTTGATGGCTTTTAGTACTTGATTTCAGGGACATCCCATACCTCCCTGGCCCCGCAACTGAAGAGTAACTGTCGGGAGATTTGTGGATCAAAGTGATCGTCCTCCGCCTGTATACAGAGAAACCAGCCGTCGGTGCTGGCGCGCTGAAAAGCATCTACCTCAAAGACGGGATGGTTCAGTCGAGGGAGGCCACACAGCCAGAGCATGCCGCAGGCACCTGCCAGTGAGCCTAGCAGCACCGTGCACTCGAACGTCGGTGGAATGAAAGAGATCCAACTGTGTAGCGGTCTCCCTCCCACATTCAGCGGATAGGCAAACAGGTTAATCCAGTATTCGAGTGCATAGATGGAAACGCCACCGATCAGGCCGCCGGCGAATACAATGGGAGCGACCCGGGAACGTTTCAGCTGGAGCGCCTCTGAGAGTTCCTCCAGCGGGAAGGGGGAAAATGCATCCAGAGAGCGGTAGCCTGACTCAGAGAAATTCTGAGTGGCGGCAATCAGTTCCTGCTCGGAAGGAAACTGCGCGAGCAGCCCGAATAACTGTCCGGCGTCATGTTGGATCTGAGTGGAAACATTCACAGTCCGTTTTTGCTCATTATGCTCAGGAGGGGTCATGGTGAGAATCTCCTTTCTGATGTACGAGTTCCCGCATCTCTGACATGGAAATCGAGGGGAGCAGTCGGAGGAATAACAGCATCAAAACCAGGAACAGACCCGCTGTTCCGATCAGCAGGGCCCAGTCCCAGATCGTGGGATAATACATCGACCAGTCCGAGGGAAGATGATCACGGTGCAGACTCAGCGAAATAATAATAAAGCGTTCCAGCCACATTCCGATCTGAATAAAGATGGAAATGGTAAACAGCAGCCATGTGTTCCGGCGGACGTGAGGAAACCAGAGCGCCTGCGGGATGATGCAGTTGCAGATTACCAGTCCCCAATAACAGTAGTCGTAGGGTCCGCTGAAACGATCGGTATAGATGTAACTGTCAAACGGCTCATTGCGATACCAGGCCACATAGGCATCCATCAGGTAACCGTAGGAGACAACCATGCCTGAAGCGAGCATGATTTTCGCCATCGCATCGAGATGTTTCTCTGTGATCAGATCTTTCACATGGTAGATCCGACGCAGCGGAATAGTGATTAACAGTACCATGGCGAAGCCTGAGAAGATGGCCCCACCGACGAAGTAAGGGGGGAAGACTGTCGAATGCCAGGCGGATACAATTCCGACCGAGAAATCCCAGCTGACGGTGGTATGTACGGAAACAACCAGGGGAGTCGCAAGCCCCGCCAGGATGAGGTAGAGTTTCTGATAGTGGTGCCAGTGTCGGGCCGAGTTGCGCCAGCCCAGTGCCAGTACACCATAGATCCGGGCAACGATACGGGAGTGTGCGCGATCCCGCATGGTAGCCAGATCGGGGACCATGCCCAGATACCAGAAAACGAATGAAACGGTGGCATACGTGGAGATCGCAAAAAAATCCCAGATAAGAGGGCTGCGAAACTGCGGCCACATGTTGGTTGTGGCCGGGTACGGAACCAGCCAGTAAAAGAATTTAGGACGACCCAGGTGGAGAATCGGAAAAAGACCGGCACAGGCAACTGCGAACAGAGTCATGGCCTCTGCAATTCTATTAATGCTGGTCCTCCATTCCTGATGCAATAACAGCAGGATCGCAGAAATTAATGTTCCAGCATGGCCAATACCAATCCACCAGACAAAATTGATAATCGCCAGACCCCAGCCGACTGGAATATTAATTCCCCAGATGCCAACACCATACACAAACAGCCAGCCTATGCCGATCAAGAGAATCTGCAGCATGATCAGACCGATCAGAAACCCGAATTTCCAGGAAGCAGGTACAGGTTCGCGGAGCACTATCCGACTGACCTGATCGCTGACGGACTCATAAGTCGCATCTGCGGGCAGCAGATGGTCCCGGGTTTTAGAAGTTCTGCTCATGAGTCATCACCTGGATGGGGGTTTGTCACTTCAGCCAGATAAGTGGTCCGCGGCTTCGTATTCAATTCTTCCAGCAAAGAATAATTTAAGGCGTGCTCGCGGCCCTCTTTCACGCGACTGCCGGGCAGATTTAAATCTCCGAACTGGATCGCCTGCGCTGGACAGGCGGACTGACAGGCAGTGACGATCTCACCGTCGTGCAAAGCACGGTCTTCTCGCTGTGCCCTGATCTTATTCTCTTCGATTCGCTGCACGCAGTAGGTGCACTTTTCCATCACGCCCCGGCTGCGGACGGTGACGTCGGGGTTAGTTAACAGATGCAGTGAAGGATCTTCGAAGGCTTTCTCAGAAAAATCCAGAAAGTTGAAACGCCGGACTTTATAGGGACAGTTATTGCTGCAGTAGCGGGTGCCTACGCAGCGGTTGTAAACCATCTGGTTGAGGCCTTCCTCGCTGTGTGTCGTAGCAGCGACCGGGCAGACGACTTCGCAGGGTGCATCCTCACAATGCATGCAGGGAACCGGCTGGGACAGGGTCTGCGAGGGGTCGGCTTCGGCGCCTTCGTAATAGGTGTCCACGCGAATCCAGTGCATTTCCCGATTCAGGATCACTTGCTGCTTCCCAACGACCGGGATATTATTCTCGGACTGACACGCCACCATGCAGGCGGCACAGCCGACGCAGGCCGTCAAATCGATAGTCATGCCCCAGCGATGTCCCTCATATGGCCAGTCCTCGTAGAATGAGGATTCGGGCAGGGGAGATGGCGGATGGGCAAACTCAGGGCGTTCCGGATTGTTTTGATACTCTGACCAGGTTCCCGAGCGTACCAGATGTTTGCCTTCCATCAGGTGATGCAGCTGTGTTGCAGCCAGTGAGTAGCGTTTCTGAGTTTTGGTAACCATGACGGCGGGCCGGAACCACATCTGCAGACTGGTTCTCATGGGATAAATATTAAAACCGGTTTTAGATCCAACCCGACCGGTAACTGATCTGCCATAGCCCAGTGTAGTAGTGATACAGCCGTCGGGTTGTCCCGGCATGATCCAGACGGGAAGTGTACATTCCTGTTCTCCGTCGCTGATGATAATCAGGTCACCGTTTTTGAGGTCCCGTCTCTCTGCATCACCTACTGACAGCCAGGCGGTATTATCCCACGTGAGTGTACTGAGAGGTTTGGGCAGTTCCTGCAGCCAGCCATTATTAATAAACCGACCGTCCCAGATCGCAGGATCGGGGCGGAAGCTCAGCGTCAACCGATTCGGGTCGGCTTGAAATTCCTCGACATATTCTTTCATTGCAGCCGAAATCTGCCGGGAAACGGAATCTGCGAGTGCGGGAGATACCGGCTGTAGAGCCGTTCCGGGAATCAGACCTTCTGCCAGGGCCTGGGACCAGGCCTCTGCCGCTGGTTCGCGGCCCAGTTGATCCGACCAGGTTTCACGCACGAGTTGATAACCCTGGTCGGACTCTTCGACAAGAATACCGAGCAGTTCCAGTGCGGAGATTCCTGAGTACAAGGGAGAGATTAGAGGCTGAACAATGCTGGCAGTACCTTCAACGCTCCGAACATCTCCCCAGCGTTCCAGGAAGTGACGATCGGGGATACTCCAGAGACAGCGTTGAGACGTCTCGGTAGGCACGCTTGTCAGTGCATAGCTGCGGGGAACCTCGTTGAGAGCGGCTGAGAATGGGATATCAGCGGGGGCATCGAAAACCGGGTTCCCTCCCAGAATGAACAGGTCTTTCACCTGACCAGATTGCATTTCGTCAGTAAGAGCACGGAGCATATCAGTATCAGAAACGCCTGTATCGGGACGGTTCTGCATTGACGGATAAAAGTGAGTGGTGACCCCATCGTTCTTCAGCTGCGAGTTGAGGACATGCACGAGGGCATGCACCAGGGGGGGCTGCTCTCGTCCTGCGGTGACCAGACAGTTTGCACCAGCCTTTTTCAAATCTGAGACGACCCGTTTCAGCCATACCGCTGTTCGTGTGGAACGCGCGGGGGCCCTCTGATCGACCCGTTGCTGATCCTGTTCGTTGAGGAACTCAACTCCCAGCTCTCTGGCGATACTCGTCAGTAGTGAGACGATCGTTCCCGGATCGGTGCGGAGTGCATGGTCGGCTTTGGCTGCGGTTAATGTGGGGGCGGTAGCTAGAGCATATAGTCGGTTGGGTTTAAAAGCCCTGGAAGGTTCTTCCCGGCCGGCAATTCGTCTACGTTCTGCGAACTCCCGGATCTGGTGTAGAGGCTGATCGCGGGCCTGAAGAAAATCGTCATCGACCGACAGGATTACATCTGCCGCTTTCAGATCGTGAACTGGTTGCAGCGTGGCTGCTTCTGTACCCAGTGCCAGTGCTGTACCGGAGCGACGTTGATCATCATTGACCGGTTCATAGCAGTACCAGCGGGCCTCTGGCCAGCGTGCGACCACGCGATGCAGCAGACGCAGCTGTGTAGGGCTGGTGGAGGTCTGAGTCAGAATTCTGAGCCCCGCCCCGTTGGTCTCATCGAAGTGCGATCTGAGGGCCTGCAGTTCTCGCGTCCAGGAGTTCTGCGCAACCAGTTTTTGATTTCGGTGAAAGTTCTGCAGGCGGTCCGGGTCGTACAGGTTCAGAGTCGCTGCTTGAGCAAAGACGTTTGTGGCGCCGCGGCTGATCGGGTGCTGCGGGTTGCCTTCAATTTTGATGGGACGCCCCATCTGACTTTCGACAGTCAGGCCAAGTACGGAACCACTTAATTCAATGGCTGTGTTGAAAAACAGCGGCCCTTCAGAGTGATTTTGATTTACCTGATGCACTGCCGGAACTATGTCTTCCGCGGGCTGATGGAGGTCGCATCCATTCAGTCCGGCCAGAATAAAAGAAGCTCCCATAATGGAGAGAAAATCCCTACGGGAACATTGGAGCCATTCGCTGGCCTGGACTGGAAACTCACGTTGCAGGTAAGCACGAAATTCCTCGGTGTCCGCCAGTTCTTCCAAACTCCGCCACCAGTCTGGGCCAGAGAGTGTCTTCCGGAGCTGGGAATCTGCAGGTTGTGGAACTTTTTTACGAGTCATTCTCTTCTTCAATTCTAATCCTGTGTATCCTGGCAGGTACAATCACACCAGGAGCTCGAAATAGCATCATCAGCGATGACACGTGTAACAGTCTGTCAGGCTTTTCAACTGGTAACGTTGAGCCAGCTGATTCTGAAAATGGGACAATTCTCGTGGACTGAGCCTGGTTTCAGGGAGCTGCCCGGTGACCTCGGCATAGGCGTTTCGAAATTCAGCAGTATGCGTAAGTGAATTTAATGGTTTTGTCGCGTAAACCAGTGACCGGGGACGGACCTGACTTGACGGGTTCTTATGGCAGTCCAGGCACCATTGCATCGTGAGCGGGCTGGCTTGTCTGGTCAGAGGCATTGCAGAGAGGTCGCCATGGCAACTGTAGCAGCCGATCCCTTTATGGATATGAATACTGTGATTAAAGAAAACGTAGTCCGGAAGATCGTGGACGCGGTGCCAGTGGAGTGAGCGGTTTGTCTGCCAGCTGTTACGTACGGGAGCCAGCATCTCGCTCTGGTCCCACAGTTTACGATGGCAGGTCATACAGATCTGGGTTGAAGGAACTCCGGCGCGAGGGGAGTCTTCCACTGCCTGATGACAGTAACGGCAGTCGATTCCTGCGTCTCCCACATGATGCTGATGGCTGAAGGGGATGGGCTGTTCCACAATCCGGTCCTGACCTGTCATGAAGGGTGATCGCGCAGCTATCAGCATGGTCGATAGGGCACCAATACCTGACAGCACCAGCAGGCCCAAAGTGGCGCGCATGATAGAGTTAGCCGCTGGTGGAAATAACTGGGGCATGTCTCAGGTCTTATGTCGAACCGGATGCTTCAGGGGTAAGCCGGATCCGCATCACGATACAGAAAACCTACCCCTGATTTGCGATGAATAAACAAAAATAACAGGATGAAGGCGGGCTGCAGGGGCAGGGTGCAAATCGCATACCAGCTTCTCGTTTCCGAGATGCTGGTTTCCACAGAAGAACTGTTTCAAGCAAGATTCACCTCTTCTGGATATTCGCTTAGCTGATAAATTCTGATGCGCTTGGATTTCTGTCATATCACAATCAAAGCTGGAGGATGCATTTTATAAGGACACAGAATTTGAAAGTGCGGTAATTGCTTAGTGAAACTGCTGGCAATTTTCAGAAACTATTTTCGATTTGCTTTTCTCGTGTTCCGCCAGACACGATCAGGCAAGGATAGACGGTGACAACCGCTTTTAAGAGTCGCCTCTGAGAACTGCTGAGAGAGTTGCATTCGACTGGCACACTATATGCGTGAAGCTTGAAAGAAAAGGTAGGGCTCTGTCAGTGAGCCTGCGGGAGTCCGGATCAGCGAGATTCAATGCGGCAATGGTATGAGACGTGGTTCAGCAATCCTCCTCTCATGGCAACGGTCCCTGTCACGATGATTGTCCGTTGAAATTCAGTCCTCAGTGATTGTTGCAGAGTTGAGGTAATCAGACGCATCATCATCCGAGAAATAAACCGAATCTTTGAGAAACAGGAATTTTGTCTGACTGGGGCAGGGGGCTGCAAGGAATTGCATCAACCTTCAAGAAAGAGGAAACCATGGATCGCGAACTAGAGCGTAAGAAAATGCACACTGAGAATAAAAATAATCACGGGGAGCATGAGCATGGTGGTATGGGTATGCGCGGTGTCACACGCCCAATGGAGATGCATCAGCATCATTCTGGCGGTGACTCGGAAATGGATGGTCATGAGATGGATCAGGAGCAGCGCAGAGCAATGCTGGCCATGCATCATCAGCAGACGCTTTGGGTCTACTGGACGATTCTGCTCTTGGGAGCATGGGTGATGCTCTCTCCGTTGACTTTCAGTTATGGGAAGGGAGTTGTCGTTCCCAGTGGTGAGCGGGGGGTATGGTTGAGTGAGGATCTGCATACCAGTCTGCGGATTTCACTAATGACCTGGAGTGACCTGATCAGTGGGGCGCTGCTGCTAATCTTTGGCTGGCGAGCGCTGAGGCCGAATCGACCAGTCAGCCTGTGGATCTGTTGTTTCATTGGGATCTGGCTTTCCATGGCACCTGTTTTATTCTGGGCGCCCACGGCTGCTGCTTATCTCAACGGCACTGTTGTCGGTGTAATGCTGATCGCGCTTACGATTCTGATACCCGGTATGCCGAATATGATCATGTATATGCAGATGGGACCACCTACGCCTCCGGGATGGAGTTATAATCCTTCAAGCTGGCCTCAGCGCTGGATTATGATTGTCACGGGGTTTGCCGGCTGGCTCGTTTCGCGGTATCTGGCGGCATTCCAGCTGGGCTATATTGATCACGCATGGGATCCGTTCTTTGGTGAAAGCACGAAACGTGTACTCAACTCGAATATGTCACACATGTGGCCTCTGTCGGACGGGGCTCTGGGGAGTCTGGCTTACACTTTTGAATTTCTCATGGGCTACATGGGAAGTCCCACTCGCTGGCGGACGATGCCATGGATGGTAGCGTTCTTCGGTATTCTGGTAATTCCATTGGGGCTGACTCACATTTTTCTCGTTATTTCCCAGCCGGTAGTGGTGCATCACTGGTGCACCATGTGTCTGCTTGCTGCAGCGATCATGCTGCCGATGATTCCACTCGAATTCGACGAGGTAATCGCCATGGGGCAGCACATGATCGAGGCGAAACGCCGAGGGGATCGTAATGGTTCACTGTGGCTGATTTTCTGGAAAGGGGGCTCTGCCGAAGGCTGCACCGCTGATGAGCGCTCGCCCAAACTGGTTAAATTCCCGGAACAGCCTTGGCGGGTGTTCAAAGCCTCGATCTGGGGCATGAGCTTTCCCTGGTCGCTGGTTCTATCATCTATGCTGGGGCTATGGTTGATGTTCAGTCCGACCGTTTTTGGTATCGACATCCAGTCTACCGCTGCAGACGTTGCGCACCTGGGAGGGGCCCTGATTTTGACGGTCTCTGTGGTGTGCATGGGTGAGGTGGTGCGTATTGGACGATATCTGAATGTCCTGTTAGGACTGAGTGTTGCCCTGGGACCATGGCTGCTGAATGAGGTCAGTTTCAACTACGCCGTCGCCAGCTCGGTTGCAGGTCTGTTCGTGCTGCTTCTGGCATTCCCTCGCGGCACGAAACACGAATCTTACGGTAAGTGGGAGCGTTTTATCCGTTAATCATCAGATAGAAATGAACTCAGGGAGGCAAGATTGATCTGCCGCTTCCAGTACTCCGGGAGAGCCATCCCATGCTTGTCCACTTTCCAATCGCGCTGTTTCTTACCGGAGTACTGAGGGAAGGTCTGGCCCACAAACGGCACCTGCTGACTCAACCTGCATCTGGAAAATAAGTCGCTGGCGTGGCACTCCGTTCGCTTAGTCAGCGTCGGAAGCTTTCTGCAGGAAATGCAGCCTTGGATGGCAAATTTCATAAACCGGGGTCAGTTGGCGATTTCCCGGATGTAATTCAGGAATTGCTGATCAAGAAGCATCAGATCATTGCCAAATACTGTCTGAAATGCTTTCAGCTGCTCCTCGGATGTGACCTTGATCAGCGGCTTACGGTCGGCGATCAGTTTCAGATACTTTTCGTAATCCCTGCGCCTGGTCTTGATCAGGAAATAGGAAAACGCCCAGGCTTCGGCATAGGCATCCAGAAGCGTTTCCTGATTCTGAAATCGCTGATTCGAAGAGATCAGGGTTTGCAGGGAATCGGCTTTCCTGCGGGAGCGGGCATAATCGACGAACTGCTTGATTCGCAGAGAGTTCGGTCGGCCCACCGTTTGCCAGTCGGCTTTGCTATTCAGGTTTGGTGTTTCAAAAAAGGTGGCTATGCCTTCGGTCAGCCAGAGCGGGTTGTCGGCGTAGCGGGTATGCAGGCCGATATTGAAAGCGATCTGATGCGTGCATTCATGAAGCACCGAGACGATGCTAGACGGCGATTTGCGTATTTTTACCAGGATGTCGGCATCGGCAGAAGCGGGCTGCCCGTTGGAGGCTGCGGTAAGATCATAAAGCACAATCCGGTTGGACTGGCTTGAATAATAGCCATGCAAGTCAGTCACATCTTTCTTCACATGCTGACTGGCGTAGGCTGCAAACGCTGCGCGGTCTTTGAAGATGATCGCGATCAGTGGGACCTGCGGTTCATGCAGGAGTAACTCATTGCTGTCCCAGTAATTGCGCATCACTTTATATAACCGCTCGAACAGAGACCCGCACCACTGGGAATAACGCTTGTCGGCCTGGCTGCAGAGGATGAAATGCTTCGTGCGGGTGAACGTAAAACCGGGGCCGAGCTCTTCGGTCAACTGCTGTTCCAATTCTGACTCTCCCAGCGGCGTAAATATTTTATCCAGTTGTCGCCTCTGTTTGAGTTGTTGGGGGGGCACATTCAACATGCGTCCGTCGCGAGTCAGCATCAAGACACCTCCATCACGGGTCTCCACAACCTGAGTTGCCTGCAGCGTCTGCTCCTGCTTCTGTTTGTTTAAAATAGTGAACTCATACAGGGGATGGGCCTGTTCTGCGGTTCCCTGCTGTTTCGAGGATGTCTGTGCCGAGGATGGTTGAGACAGGAGCAGGCAACAGAGCACGGAGAGCACAATCCTGCTTATGTCTTGCCTTTGTTTGCGCGAATTTAAACGTGTGGTCCTCCGGACCGTCGCGGATTTTTTACGCAGACGTGAATGAGATTTACCATAGGGAGAAACCTGAAACGACTTTTGGCATGGATTGCTTTTGATTGTTACCAATGCGGTCATCCGTATCTGATGAAAGTAAGTTTTCGCCACTTTGGTTGTTCTCCTGTTGTTGAGATCCAGGAATTGCTGCCAAGCGAAACATTTTCGGCAGTCAACACAGTTTCTATGTAGATTCTTACTGTAAGACCCCGTGGAAATGAAACCTGGCAGAATATCACAACATTGGGTGCGGGTACTCGCGCGAAATTATTGTGACAAACAGCAGGGCTAAAACTTACAGCCAGCAGCCCGATCTCTCTAGACACAGTAAAAAAGGCAGATCAGCTAAGGGCCATAGCTGATCCGCCTTTCGACGCTCCTTCGCGAATCGACCGACGTCGGCTGGTCGGATTCATCCTTGTGAGCAATCCACTTCTTTTTTAGTCTGTTACTTCAGCACCAATGCCGGTTCCCACAGCAGCGCCCCGCTGCTTTCGCTCTGCCCCGCCACAGTAACCGGTTCCCTAGTTACCATA
The genomic region above belongs to Gimesia chilikensis and contains:
- a CDS encoding cytochrome c3 family protein gives rise to the protein MRATLGLLVLSGIGALSTMLIAARSPFMTGQDRIVEQPIPFSHQHHVGDAGIDCRYCHQAVEDSPRAGVPSTQICMTCHRKLWDQSEMLAPVRNSWQTNRSLHWHRVHDLPDYVFFNHSIHIHKGIGCYSCHGDLSAMPLTRQASPLTMQWCLDCHKNPSSQVRPRSLVYATKPLNSLTHTAEFRNAYAEVTGQLPETRLSPRELSHFQNQLAQRYQLKSLTDCYTCHR
- a CDS encoding DUF3341 domain-containing protein — protein: MTPPEHNEQKRTVNVSTQIQHDAGQLFGLLAQFPSEQELIAATQNFSESGYRSLDAFSPFPLEELSEALQLKRSRVAPIVFAGGLIGGVSIYALEYWINLFAYPLNVGGRPLHSWISFIPPTFECTVLLGSLAGACGMLWLCGLPRLNHPVFEVDAFQRASTDGWFLCIQAEDDHFDPQISRQLLFSCGAREVWDVPEIKY
- the nrfD gene encoding NrfD/PsrC family molybdoenzyme membrane anchor subunit, with the protein product MSRTSKTRDHLLPADATYESVSDQVSRIVLREPVPASWKFGFLIGLIMLQILLIGIGWLFVYGVGIWGINIPVGWGLAIINFVWWIGIGHAGTLISAILLLLHQEWRTSINRIAEAMTLFAVACAGLFPILHLGRPKFFYWLVPYPATTNMWPQFRSPLIWDFFAISTYATVSFVFWYLGMVPDLATMRDRAHSRIVARIYGVLALGWRNSARHWHHYQKLYLILAGLATPLVVSVHTTVSWDFSVGIVSAWHSTVFPPYFVGGAIFSGFAMVLLITIPLRRIYHVKDLITEKHLDAMAKIMLASGMVVSYGYLMDAYVAWYRNEPFDSYIYTDRFSGPYDYCYWGLVICNCIIPQALWFPHVRRNTWLLFTISIFIQIGMWLERFIIISLSLHRDHLPSDWSMYYPTIWDWALLIGTAGLFLVLMLLFLRLLPSISMSEMRELVHQKGDSHHDPS
- a CDS encoding TAT-variant-translocated molybdopterin oxidoreductase, with the translated sequence MTRKKVPQPADSQLRKTLSGPDWWRSLEELADTEEFRAYLQREFPVQASEWLQCSRRDFLSIMGASFILAGLNGCDLHQPAEDIVPAVHQVNQNHSEGPLFFNTAIELSGSVLGLTVESQMGRPIKIEGNPQHPISRGATNVFAQAATLNLYDPDRLQNFHRNQKLVAQNSWTRELQALRSHFDETNGAGLRILTQTSTSPTQLRLLHRVVARWPEARWYCYEPVNDDQRRSGTALALGTEAATLQPVHDLKAADVILSVDDDFLQARDQPLHQIREFAERRRIAGREEPSRAFKPNRLYALATAPTLTAAKADHALRTDPGTIVSLLTSIARELGVEFLNEQDQQRVDQRAPARSTRTAVWLKRVVSDLKKAGANCLVTAGREQPPLVHALVHVLNSQLKNDGVTTHFYPSMQNRPDTGVSDTDMLRALTDEMQSGQVKDLFILGGNPVFDAPADIPFSAALNEVPRSYALTSVPTETSQRCLWSIPDRHFLERWGDVRSVEGTASIVQPLISPLYSGISALELLGILVEESDQGYQLVRETWSDQLGREPAAEAWSQALAEGLIPGTALQPVSPALADSVSRQISAAMKEYVEEFQADPNRLTLSFRPDPAIWDGRFINNGWLQELPKPLSTLTWDNTAWLSVGDAERRDLKNGDLIIISDGEQECTLPVWIMPGQPDGCITTTLGYGRSVTGRVGSKTGFNIYPMRTSLQMWFRPAVMVTKTQKRYSLAATQLHHLMEGKHLVRSGTWSEYQNNPERPEFAHPPSPLPESSFYEDWPYEGHRWGMTIDLTACVGCAACMVACQSENNIPVVGKQQVILNREMHWIRVDTYYEGAEADPSQTLSQPVPCMHCEDAPCEVVCPVAATTHSEEGLNQMVYNRCVGTRYCSNNCPYKVRRFNFLDFSEKAFEDPSLHLLTNPDVTVRSRGVMEKCTYCVQRIEENKIRAQREDRALHDGEIVTACQSACPAQAIQFGDLNLPGSRVKEGREHALNYSLLEELNTKPRTTYLAEVTNPHPGDDS
- a CDS encoding DUF1570 domain-containing protein; the protein is MLCCLLLSQPSSAQTSSKQQGTAEQAHPLYEFTILNKQKQEQTLQATQVVETRDGGVLMLTRDGRMLNVPPQQLKQRRQLDKIFTPLGESELEQQLTEELGPGFTFTRTKHFILCSQADKRYSQWCGSLFERLYKVMRNYWDSNELLLHEPQVPLIAIIFKDRAAFAAYASQHVKKDVTDLHGYYSSQSNRIVLYDLTAASNGQPASADADILVKIRKSPSSIVSVLHECTHQIAFNIGLHTRYADNPLWLTEGIATFFETPNLNSKADWQTVGRPNSLRIKQFVDYARSRRKADSLQTLISSNQRFQNQETLLDAYAEAWAFSYFLIKTRRRDYEKYLKLIADRKPLIKVTSEEQLKAFQTVFGNDLMLLDQQFLNYIREIAN
- a CDS encoding c-type cytochrome yields the protein MSLKSSTKSHQIMRKGVTCGHPARKLTRCVCLSLLVSLSAGCAQKMMNQPRVDPQEATTFWGNKSSMRPLPAHTVPANEMISRQMGQPHAQLWKIPSDQKQTVPPETIDELQIPALPSYLSDNAELRETLQRGQSRYQIWCLPCHGMLGDGNGEVARRGYYYPASFHTPRLRAQSPAYFYAVITQGRKTMPAYSDMLSPRDRWAIAAYVRALQLSQSAPTSLLMETDLKQLNLTP
- a CDS encoding vitamin K epoxide reductase family protein gives rise to the protein MDRELERKKMHTENKNNHGEHEHGGMGMRGVTRPMEMHQHHSGGDSEMDGHEMDQEQRRAMLAMHHQQTLWVYWTILLLGAWVMLSPLTFSYGKGVVVPSGERGVWLSEDLHTSLRISLMTWSDLISGALLLIFGWRALRPNRPVSLWICCFIGIWLSMAPVLFWAPTAAAYLNGTVVGVMLIALTILIPGMPNMIMYMQMGPPTPPGWSYNPSSWPQRWIMIVTGFAGWLVSRYLAAFQLGYIDHAWDPFFGESTKRVLNSNMSHMWPLSDGALGSLAYTFEFLMGYMGSPTRWRTMPWMVAFFGILVIPLGLTHIFLVISQPVVVHHWCTMCLLAAAIMLPMIPLEFDEVIAMGQHMIEAKRRGDRNGSLWLIFWKGGSAEGCTADERSPKLVKFPEQPWRVFKASIWGMSFPWSLVLSSMLGLWLMFSPTVFGIDIQSTAADVAHLGGALILTVSVVCMGEVVRIGRYLNVLLGLSVALGPWLLNEVSFNYAVASSVAGLFVLLLAFPRGTKHESYGKWERFIR